Proteins found in one Rhodobacteraceae bacterium D3-12 genomic segment:
- a CDS encoding FAD-binding oxidoreductase, with protein MTAESIYWQAPDPGETEKAPPPKNADIAVIGAGYTGLSTAIHLARGGRQVVVFDAGAIGAGCSSRNGGMVGPSFHKLGSAGLIARYGETKTLAIMQEGVRALDFFEEFVTQNALDCDLQMRGRFRGARTVADYDAMARETDWLSRNIGLNVEMVSRTEQRREIGSDFYAGGALYHCDGGIHPRKLVVALAQAARAEGVQIVTHCPVGNMRRDGNTTTMQTPQGEVRARAVVVATNAYADRRTAAMYRRVVPICTGAVATEPLAPEMMESLTPKGRMHGETGRVFMWFRPSPDGRRFIFGGRIGRPGGPVERQRRAFGQSAARVFPQLGNVKFDHVWSGTVAYTPDHSPHLGFEDGVWLAGGYCGSGVTRSVYLGMKLARKILGQGEATTAFDDLPFQRVPFRPLAGKVAGMMTNWYRHLDARDLQRDGDRSE; from the coding sequence ATGACGGCGGAAAGCATATACTGGCAGGCCCCGGATCCGGGCGAGACAGAGAAGGCGCCGCCGCCAAAGAACGCGGATATCGCCGTGATTGGCGCAGGCTACACCGGGCTGAGCACCGCGATCCACCTTGCGCGGGGCGGGCGGCAGGTGGTTGTTTTCGACGCCGGTGCGATCGGCGCGGGCTGTTCGTCGCGCAATGGTGGCATGGTTGGTCCGAGCTTTCACAAGCTGGGATCGGCGGGGCTGATTGCGCGTTACGGCGAGACCAAGACGCTGGCGATCATGCAAGAGGGCGTTCGGGCGCTCGATTTCTTCGAGGAATTCGTGACGCAGAACGCTTTGGATTGCGATTTGCAGATGCGGGGCCGGTTTCGCGGGGCGCGCACGGTCGCCGATTATGACGCGATGGCACGCGAGACCGACTGGTTGTCGCGCAACATCGGGCTGAACGTGGAGATGGTCAGCCGCACAGAGCAACGACGCGAGATCGGCAGTGATTTCTATGCTGGCGGGGCGCTGTATCATTGCGACGGGGGCATCCATCCGCGCAAGTTGGTGGTTGCGCTGGCCCAGGCTGCGCGGGCGGAAGGGGTGCAGATTGTAACGCATTGCCCGGTGGGCAATATGCGCCGCGATGGCAACACCACTACGATGCAGACGCCGCAGGGTGAGGTGCGCGCGCGTGCCGTTGTGGTGGCCACGAACGCCTATGCCGACCGGCGCACGGCGGCGATGTATCGCCGGGTCGTGCCAATTTGCACAGGCGCCGTCGCGACAGAGCCGCTTGCCCCCGAGATGATGGAGAGCCTGACCCCAAAGGGGCGGATGCACGGTGAAACCGGCAGGGTTTTCATGTGGTTCCGCCCTAGCCCGGATGGCCGGAGGTTTATCTTTGGCGGCAGGATCGGGCGACCGGGTGGGCCGGTCGAACGTCAGCGCCGCGCCTTTGGCCAATCGGCAGCGCGGGTTTTCCCACAGCTTGGCAATGTGAAATTCGATCACGTCTGGTCCGGCACTGTCGCCTATACCCCGGATCACAGTCCGCATCTGGGTTTTGAGGATGGCGTCTGGCTTGCCGGGGGATATTGTGGGTCCGGCGTGACGCGCAGCGTTTATCTGGGCATGAAGCTGGCACGGAAAATCCTTGGGCAGGGCGAGGCCACCACGGCGTTTGATGATTTACCTTTCCAGCGGGTGCCGTTCAGGCCGCTTGCAGGCAAGGTGGCGGGGATGATGACCAATTGGTATCGCCACCTTGATGCCCGCGATTTGCAACGCGACGGCGACAGGTCAGAATAA
- a CDS encoding DUF1028 domain-containing protein, with protein MTFSIIGRCARTGAFGAAITTSDLAVGGRCVRLLHGKGAMLSQHRTDSRLGDLGISLLGQGKGAKDTVTTVCNSTSDIEWRQVGALDANGQAAAFHGRRMYSIYTHSIEKDCLALGNILDNETVTRKMAEAFARDPELPLGERLMRALEAGRDAGGEILGPLRSAAVRVTGEHGIDAMDLRIDMSEKTAVEDLRALVDAYARAR; from the coding sequence GTGACATTCTCTATCATTGGCCGCTGTGCCCGGACGGGGGCCTTTGGCGCGGCCATTACCACCTCTGATCTTGCTGTCGGGGGGCGGTGTGTGCGGCTGTTGCATGGCAAGGGCGCGATGCTGTCGCAGCACCGGACCGACAGCCGCCTTGGCGATCTGGGCATTTCGTTGCTGGGGCAGGGCAAGGGGGCGAAGGACACGGTGACCACGGTGTGCAATTCGACCTCGGATATCGAATGGCGTCAGGTTGGCGCGCTGGATGCCAACGGGCAGGCGGCGGCGTTTCACGGGCGGCGGATGTATTCGATATACACCCATAGCATCGAGAAAGATTGTCTGGCGTTGGGCAATATTCTGGACAATGAAACGGTCACGCGGAAAATGGCCGAAGCCTTTGCCCGCGATCCTGAGCTGCCTTTGGGGGAGCGGTTGATGCGCGCGCTTGAGGCCGGGCGCGATGCGGGGGGAGAGATCCTTGGCCCGTTGCGGTCCGCCGCGGTCCGGGTCACCGGCGAGCACGGGATTGATGCGATGGATCTGCGCATAGATATGTCGGAAAAAACGGCTGTCGAAGATCTTCGCGCGTTGGTGGATGCCTATGCGCGGGCGCGCTGA
- a CDS encoding amidohydrolase family protein: MSRLLLKNAAYISHDSGLPEVRRGHIAIEGSRIVALPETLEGSAFEAFEPLDMSDKLVSPGLINAHTHAVLLVLRGTVEDIEGNLVYQYMVPASYLLEPAERAAIARLACAEAIRSGTTTMVDPLRHVADYAPAMIDSGMRLWLAESCADAVTTEVGSGRYRFDREFGQTFLDRTEALIDRFHGAEEDRVRVMIAAHAPDNCSPWMLGQLKALAGKHGLRRTVHLSQIISEKEQVEALHGCTSTEYLDQNDFLGDDLIAVHWTFCNESDVARLAETGTWLGHCPASMSAKGPHPLPMRSILDHEVKIVLGTDNMTEDMFHAMKLGLTLHRGAYQRSVTPTPQQVFNYATRNAAEALGRPDIGSIAVGQKADLAMFNIYAPALNPRVSLVSNLVHYGHPGVVTDTMVDGRFLMREGKLTTIDERAAVIEAQQATDAMWQRFGAEDRGVPLPAKDGL; encoded by the coding sequence ATGAGCCGATTGCTTCTTAAAAACGCCGCTTACATCAGTCATGACAGCGGGTTACCCGAGGTTCGCCGGGGGCATATCGCCATCGAAGGCAGCCGCATTGTGGCGCTTCCCGAGACGCTGGAGGGCAGTGCATTCGAGGCTTTTGAGCCGCTTGATATGTCCGACAAGCTGGTCTCTCCGGGGTTGATCAACGCGCATACGCATGCTGTTTTGCTGGTGCTGCGCGGCACGGTTGAGGATATCGAGGGCAACCTTGTTTATCAGTATATGGTGCCGGCGTCCTATCTTCTGGAGCCGGCAGAGCGGGCCGCGATTGCGCGGCTGGCCTGTGCCGAGGCGATCCGCTCGGGCACCACGACGATGGTCGATCCGCTGCGCCATGTGGCGGATTACGCGCCAGCGATGATCGACAGCGGTATGCGCCTGTGGCTGGCTGAAAGCTGTGCTGATGCGGTGACCACCGAAGTTGGCAGCGGGCGATACCGGTTTGACCGTGAGTTCGGGCAGACCTTTCTTGATCGCACAGAGGCGTTGATCGACCGGTTCCATGGCGCCGAGGAAGACCGCGTGCGGGTGATGATAGCGGCCCATGCGCCGGACAATTGCAGCCCTTGGATGCTGGGCCAGCTCAAGGCGCTTGCTGGCAAGCACGGCTTGCGGCGGACGGTGCATTTGAGCCAGATCATCAGCGAGAAGGAACAGGTCGAGGCGCTGCACGGGTGCACATCGACCGAGTATCTGGACCAGAACGATTTTCTGGGTGATGACCTGATCGCGGTGCATTGGACGTTCTGCAACGAGAGCGACGTGGCGCGGCTGGCAGAGACCGGAACGTGGTTGGGCCATTGTCCGGCGTCGATGTCGGCCAAGGGGCCGCATCCGCTTCCTATGCGGTCGATCCTGGATCATGAGGTCAAGATCGTGCTGGGCACGGACAATATGACCGAAGATATGTTTCACGCCATGAAGCTTGGTCTGACGTTGCATCGCGGGGCTTATCAGCGGTCGGTGACGCCGACGCCGCAGCAGGTGTTCAACTATGCGACGCGCAATGCGGCAGAGGCGCTTGGCCGGCCCGATATTGGCAGCATCGCGGTCGGGCAGAAAGCCGATCTGGCGATGTTCAACATCTATGCACCAGCGTTGAACCCGCGGGTGTCCTTGGTGTCGAACCTTGTCCATTACGGCCACCCCGGCGTTGTGACCGACACAATGGTCGACGGCCGGTTCCTGATGCGGGAGGGCAAGCTGACCACGATTGACGAGCGCGCTGCCGTGATCGAAGCGCAGCAGGCGACGGATGCCATGTGGCAACGCTTTGGTGCGGAAGACCGGGGTGTTCCATTGCCTGCTAAAGACGGCCTGTAA
- a CDS encoding ABC transporter permease, producing MQVSAFRIFFQTGAWLVIAFLVLPILVVLPISFTDTSYIGLPKEALSLQHYANYFTDPDWLSATWTSVWVGLVVATCASALGTAFAIGCWFLSDRAAMVARWVLITPILVPPVVQSLGFYRFWVQLGLIDTHFGVILAHTLLALPYVSISVFAALSNLDRNLPRAARSLGASVMQTVWAVVVPAARPGIITGFIFAFIVSFDEIVGVLFITVRNVETLPKMIWEGIQDNIDPTIAAVATMLIVLTLVATAIGVLRRS from the coding sequence ATGCAAGTGTCTGCCTTTCGGATATTTTTTCAGACAGGCGCGTGGCTGGTCATTGCCTTTCTGGTCTTGCCGATCCTTGTCGTGCTGCCGATTTCGTTCACCGATACGAGCTATATCGGGCTTCCTAAGGAGGCGCTTTCGCTGCAGCATTACGCCAACTATTTTACCGACCCCGACTGGTTGAGCGCGACTTGGACAAGCGTTTGGGTGGGGCTGGTGGTGGCGACTTGCGCTTCGGCTTTGGGCACGGCGTTTGCGATTGGGTGCTGGTTCCTGTCGGACCGGGCGGCGATGGTGGCGCGCTGGGTGCTGATCACGCCGATCCTTGTGCCGCCGGTGGTGCAATCGCTGGGGTTCTACCGCTTTTGGGTGCAGCTTGGTCTGATTGACACGCATTTCGGCGTAATTTTGGCGCATACGCTGCTGGCGCTGCCTTATGTGTCGATCTCGGTTTTTGCGGCGCTGAGCAATCTGGATCGCAATTTGCCGCGGGCGGCGCGCAGCCTTGGGGCGTCGGTAATGCAGACGGTTTGGGCGGTGGTTGTGCCCGCCGCGCGACCGGGAATAATCACCGGCTTCATCTTTGCCTTTATCGTCAGTTTCGATGAGATCGTTGGCGTTTTGTTTATCACGGTGCGCAATGTCGAGACGCTCCCTAAGATGATTTGGGAGGGGATTCAGGACAACATCGACCCGACGATTGCCGCCGTGGCGACCATGTTGATCGTCCTGACGCTTGTTGCCACTGCTATTGGAGTTCTGCGCCGATCATGA
- a CDS encoding ABC transporter permease, with protein sequence MPRVNEKVSYWMLVLPALSIMVCFYILPVLGIWEIAFTEPKAGVGNFVKMAGSNAVRTSFVITFRVAAITTVGCLILGYIVAYAISNFASRLTPLMVALVILPFWVSVLIRSFSWIVLLGRSGLVNDALMHAELIERPLRLMHNELGVLIAMIHVMLPFAVLPMLTNMRGISGIYVQAARSLGASEWTSFRQVYFPQTLPGVLSGALLVFVLSLGFFVTPALLGGGRVLMISEYITYQIQEFLNWGLGSALSVALLVATALVLLISARFVNLRATLLERK encoded by the coding sequence ATGCCGCGCGTCAACGAAAAGGTCAGTTACTGGATGCTGGTTCTTCCGGCGTTGTCGATCATGGTGTGTTTCTACATCCTGCCCGTTCTGGGCATTTGGGAAATTGCCTTTACCGAGCCGAAGGCCGGGGTTGGAAACTTTGTGAAAATGGCCGGGTCCAACGCGGTGAGAACCAGTTTCGTGATTACGTTTCGCGTCGCTGCCATCACCACGGTGGGGTGCTTGATATTGGGCTATATCGTGGCCTATGCGATCAGCAATTTCGCCTCGCGGCTGACGCCTCTGATGGTGGCATTGGTGATCTTGCCGTTCTGGGTTTCGGTGTTGATCCGGTCGTTTAGCTGGATTGTTCTGCTCGGGCGGTCGGGGCTTGTGAATGATGCGCTGATGCATGCCGAGCTGATTGAGCGACCGCTGCGGCTTATGCACAACGAATTGGGCGTTTTGATCGCGATGATCCACGTCATGTTGCCGTTTGCGGTATTGCCCATGTTGACGAACATGCGTGGGATTTCGGGTATTTACGTTCAGGCCGCGCGCAGCCTTGGCGCCAGCGAATGGACCAGTTTCCGGCAGGTATACTTTCCGCAGACTTTGCCGGGGGTCTTGTCGGGCGCGCTGCTTGTCTTTGTGCTGTCGCTGGGCTTCTTTGTGACGCCTGCGTTGTTGGGCGGCGGGCGCGTTCTGATGATTTCCGAATACATCACCTATCAGATTCAGGAATTTTTGAACTGGGGTCTTGGGTCTGCCTTGTCGGTTGCCCTGTTGGTGGCGACGGCCCTTGTTCTTCTGATCTCGGCGCGGTTCGTGAACCTGCGTGCGACCCTGTTGGAGCGTAAGTGA